A single window of Sphingobacterium sp. ML3W DNA harbors:
- a CDS encoding Gfo/Idh/MocA family protein, with protein METSRRNFIRLAGLSSLGIIGNKLMANPVDLTLASSAINNNRSSFNMCGYAAPKLDVVRVGFIGVGNRGASAVYRIDHIQGVEINAICDIRRNYAEKSAHAVKGSKKPAIYADKEEAWKELCDRNDIDLIYICTPWDLHTKIALYAMKAGKHVAIEVPAATTVDECWALVETSEKYQKHCMMLENCCYDFFELMTLNMARQGMFGEIIHGEGAYIHDLLNENFAKNSYYDMWRLKENFKNGNLYPTHGLGPICQIMDINRGDKMEYLTSMSSKDFSMGSMAKSLAAKDAFYEPFAKHSYRGNMNVTTIKTHQGRTIVLEHDVSSPRPYSRIHQISGTKGVAQKWPEPERIAFGHDWLSPEEMKRLEEQYRPEIVQKVGEMAKKIGGHGGMDMMMDWRLIDCLRNGLPLDQDVYDAALWSVIAPLSEKSVKNRSNSIDVPDFTRGKWKINLKMELTLNGGGTTSFK; from the coding sequence ATGGAAACTTCTCGTAGAAATTTTATTCGCTTAGCGGGGCTGTCGAGCTTAGGAATAATCGGAAATAAGTTAATGGCAAATCCTGTTGATTTGACATTAGCTAGTAGTGCGATAAATAATAATAGATCGTCGTTCAATATGTGTGGATATGCTGCTCCAAAACTGGACGTAGTTCGTGTCGGATTTATCGGAGTGGGAAATCGGGGTGCATCTGCTGTTTACCGTATAGACCATATTCAAGGGGTGGAAATTAATGCCATCTGTGATATTAGAAGAAATTATGCGGAAAAATCGGCTCATGCTGTAAAGGGGAGTAAAAAACCTGCAATATATGCTGATAAAGAAGAGGCCTGGAAAGAACTTTGTGATCGAAATGATATTGACCTAATCTATATTTGTACACCTTGGGATTTGCATACTAAAATTGCTCTATATGCCATGAAGGCCGGTAAACATGTCGCTATTGAAGTGCCAGCTGCGACTACGGTAGATGAATGTTGGGCTTTGGTAGAGACATCTGAAAAGTATCAGAAACACTGTATGATGCTGGAAAATTGTTGTTATGATTTTTTTGAACTCATGACTTTGAATATGGCGAGACAAGGTATGTTTGGTGAAATAATCCACGGTGAAGGAGCTTATATACATGATTTGTTAAACGAAAATTTTGCTAAGAATAGCTATTATGATATGTGGCGATTAAAGGAGAATTTTAAGAATGGCAATCTGTATCCGACACATGGTTTAGGGCCTATCTGTCAGATTATGGATATCAATAGGGGGGATAAAATGGAGTATTTGACATCTATGTCCTCAAAGGATTTTAGCATGGGGTCTATGGCTAAATCGCTAGCTGCTAAAGATGCTTTTTATGAACCTTTTGCTAAACATAGTTACCGAGGAAATATGAACGTAACTACAATCAAAACCCATCAAGGTAGAACAATTGTACTGGAACATGATGTATCAAGTCCAAGACCTTATTCTAGAATCCATCAGATTTCAGGGACAAAAGGTGTAGCACAAAAATGGCCTGAACCAGAACGAATCGCTTTTGGTCATGATTGGTTATCCCCTGAAGAAATGAAACGATTGGAAGAACAATACAGACCTGAAATTGTTCAGAAGGTTGGTGAAATGGCTAAAAAAATAGGCGGACATGGTGGAATGGATATGATGATGGACTGGCGATTGATTGATTGTTTAAGAAATGGATTGCCCTTGGATCAGGATGTTTATGACGCTGCATTATGGAGTGTAATAGCTCCATTAAGCGAAAAATCGGTAAAAAATCGGTCTAACTCAATAGATGTTCCTGATTTTACAAGGGGGAAATGGAAAATCAACCTAAAAATGGAACTTACATTGAATGGAGGTGGTACTACATCTTTTAAATAA
- a CDS encoding DUF5018-related domain-containing protein, with product MKKIHIIGLAAVIMLIMNSCLKKDLPEYENWDLNNIDNVYVEYRYESDKILNDKPVIAYQRLNVQKNVVENTNTIELTIDVPQASGTFTNEIRNKIVQNYLWMYMDISTAAKVIAVGDAPKLGDPIDLTKDWQYQVIAANGNTKTWIIKVVSFNK from the coding sequence ATGAAAAAAATACACATAATAGGACTAGCAGCCGTCATCATGCTGATCATGAATAGCTGTCTTAAAAAGGATTTGCCCGAGTATGAAAATTGGGATTTGAACAATATTGATAATGTTTATGTCGAATATCGATACGAAAGCGATAAAATACTGAATGATAAACCAGTAATCGCTTATCAGCGATTGAATGTGCAGAAGAATGTCGTTGAAAATACGAATACAATCGAATTGACTATTGATGTACCGCAAGCATCGGGTACTTTTACTAACGAAATTCGAAATAAAATTGTACAGAATTATTTGTGGATGTACATGGATATATCGACCGCTGCAAAAGTTATAGCTGTAGGCGATGCACCTAAATTAGGTGATCCTATTGATTTAACAAAGGATTGGCAGTATCAGGTTATTGCTGCAAACGGAAATACCAAAACTTGGATCATCAAGGTGGTTTCATTTAATAAATAA